A window from Pirellulales bacterium encodes these proteins:
- a CDS encoding acyl-CoA dehydrogenase has product MDLSLSPAERAFRDELRAWLKANPPNIEAPGSHAESDAGYIAALRRWQRQLFDGGWSGVAWPKEYGGRGASLVEQSIFQEEMAAAGAPELIGVIGLSLAGPTIMAVGTHEQKSRYLAPILSADEIWCQGFSEPNAGSDLAALGTKAVRDGDDFVINGQKIWTSFAHFADWCLLLVRTDASGAKHQGITCLLVDMRTPGIEVRPLRMMTGESAFNEVFFTDVRVAASQVLGKINEGWGVAITVLMNERANLGSGLYALFHRNYKALLGRLAKMRRHGRPALDDPLVRQKLAQVHIELEIFRHNTNRALTSQMKTGVPGAEGSIQKLYWSEFNQRMTQTAMELLGPDAQLAECDDGLWNYQYLRSRGNTIEAGTSEVQRNIIAQRVLGLPRSA; this is encoded by the coding sequence ATGGATCTGAGCCTTTCGCCCGCCGAACGGGCATTTCGTGACGAACTGCGCGCCTGGCTGAAAGCCAATCCGCCAAACATCGAGGCGCCCGGCTCACACGCCGAATCCGACGCCGGGTATATCGCCGCGCTGCGCCGTTGGCAGCGGCAACTCTTTGATGGGGGCTGGTCGGGCGTGGCCTGGCCCAAAGAGTATGGCGGACGCGGCGCCAGCCTGGTTGAACAGTCGATCTTTCAAGAAGAGATGGCCGCCGCCGGCGCCCCCGAGTTGATCGGCGTCATCGGTCTGTCGCTGGCCGGGCCCACCATCATGGCCGTCGGCACGCATGAGCAGAAAAGCCGCTATCTGGCGCCAATTTTGTCAGCCGACGAAATCTGGTGTCAAGGTTTCTCCGAGCCGAACGCCGGCAGCGACCTTGCCGCGCTCGGCACCAAGGCGGTGCGCGACGGCGACGACTTTGTCATCAATGGCCAGAAGATCTGGACCAGTTTCGCCCACTTCGCCGATTGGTGCCTGTTGTTGGTCCGCACCGACGCCAGCGGCGCCAAGCATCAAGGCATCACCTGCCTCTTGGTCGACATGCGCACGCCCGGAATTGAAGTGCGCCCCTTGCGCATGATGACGGGCGAATCGGCGTTTAACGAAGTCTTCTTCACCGACGTGCGCGTAGCCGCCTCGCAGGTGCTTGGCAAAATCAATGAAGGTTGGGGCGTGGCGATCACGGTGCTGATGAACGAGCGCGCCAACCTGGGCTCCGGGTTGTACGCCTTGTTCCACCGCAACTATAAGGCCCTGCTGGGGCGGCTTGCCAAGATGCGGCGCCACGGCCGGCCCGCGCTCGACGATCCTTTGGTCCGCCAGAAGTTGGCGCAGGTGCATATCGAACTCGAAATCTTTCGCCACAACACCAATCGCGCTCTCACCAGCCAAATGAAGACTGGCGTCCCCGGCGCCGAAGGCTCGATTCAAAAGCTCTACTGGAGCGAGTTCAATCAGCGCATGACCCAAACCGCGATGGAACTGCTCGGGCCAGACGCCCAACTCGCCGAGTGCGACGACGGTCTGTGGAACTATCAATATCTGCGCTCGCGCGGCAACACCATCGAGGCGGGCACAAGCGAAGTGCAGCGCAACATCATCGCCCAGCGCGTGCTGGGACTGCCGCGCAGCGCCTGA
- a CDS encoding acyl-CoA/acyl-ACP dehydrogenase, with the protein MEFDLSSTQKMMQQAARTFLTKECPTQRVRELMATDHAFDSRLWSAMAEQGWLGVAIDEGQGGLGLSALELAVIAEEMGRACLPGPFITHVWASSLLAAAPQAMSAKSLPQLCAGERRAAVALLEKDPSWSSAAVQMQVARDGGQLLLDGVKRLVSDAATSDLLLCVTRDESGLVVLCVDAKAPGVSIRPTPGIDETRKLYEVSFAGVKLPADAVLCRGAAAEQALARATQLATVAVCAELVGLMAWALETSVEYVKTRQQFGRTVGSFQAVQQLCVDSLLLLESARSATYFAAWAVANSDPAAAAAVSAAKAYASDAAREALNRAIQSHGGIGFTWEHDLHLYYKRAKSNEILFGDATFHREEVARLAIDPQRQALASAG; encoded by the coding sequence ATGGAATTTGATCTATCCTCCACGCAAAAGATGATGCAGCAGGCGGCGCGGACCTTCTTGACCAAGGAGTGCCCCACCCAGCGCGTCCGCGAACTGATGGCTACCGACCACGCGTTCGACTCGCGACTTTGGTCCGCCATGGCCGAGCAAGGTTGGCTAGGCGTCGCCATCGACGAAGGGCAGGGGGGGCTTGGACTCTCGGCTCTGGAACTGGCGGTCATCGCCGAAGAAATGGGACGCGCCTGTTTGCCCGGACCTTTCATTACGCATGTCTGGGCCAGTTCGTTGCTCGCGGCGGCGCCGCAAGCCATGTCCGCCAAGTCGCTCCCTCAACTATGCGCGGGCGAGCGTCGCGCGGCGGTCGCTCTGTTAGAGAAAGACCCCAGTTGGTCGTCCGCCGCCGTGCAAATGCAAGTCGCGCGCGACGGCGGCCAGTTGCTACTCGATGGCGTCAAGCGACTGGTCTCCGATGCCGCCACCAGCGATCTGCTCCTGTGCGTGACGCGGGACGAAAGCGGCTTGGTAGTTTTGTGCGTTGACGCCAAGGCGCCGGGAGTGAGTATTCGACCGACGCCCGGTATCGATGAAACGCGCAAGCTCTATGAGGTCAGCTTCGCAGGAGTCAAGCTGCCGGCCGACGCCGTGCTCTGCCGCGGCGCCGCAGCCGAACAAGCGCTGGCCCGCGCCACGCAGTTGGCCACCGTTGCCGTTTGCGCAGAACTGGTCGGCCTGATGGCCTGGGCGCTGGAGACGTCTGTCGAATATGTGAAGACGCGCCAGCAGTTCGGCCGAACGGTCGGCTCGTTTCAAGCGGTGCAGCAGCTTTGTGTCGACTCGCTGTTGCTGTTGGAAAGCGCTCGCTCGGCCACTTACTTCGCGGCCTGGGCCGTGGCTAACTCCGATCCCGCCGCCGCGGCCGCCGTCTCGGCCGCCAAGGCCTATGCCTCTGACGCCGCGCGCGAGGCGCTCAACCGCGCAATTCAATCGCACGGCGGCATCGGCTTCACCTGGGAGCACGACCTGCACCTGTACTACAAGCGAGCAAAGTCGAACGAAATCCTCTTCGGTGACGCCACGTTTCACCGCGAGGAGGTGGCCCGCCTGGCGATCGATCCCCAGCGCCAGGCCTTGGCCAGCGCTGGCTAA